A stretch of Methanobrevibacter sp. YE315 DNA encodes these proteins:
- a CDS encoding MarR family winged helix-turn-helix transcriptional regulator, translated as MSLEVLNSIDDSQIPVGKLISIIARGQSIYLNHHLEEFGINSTQLYLLFEISNRCNCNQEEISKRFNINKGSVARSVRKLEEMGLITREIDENNRRQNKLSLTDAGEDTLDKTIKILKTWEDEVIKEKGYVDKELLKKVLKEIAIKTIELNQGE; from the coding sequence ATGTCACTTGAAGTGTTAAACTCAATTGATGATTCACAGATTCCTGTGGGAAAGCTAATATCAATAATTGCAAGAGGCCAATCCATCTATTTAAATCATCATCTCGAAGAGTTCGGAATTAATTCAACACAACTATACCTCTTGTTTGAGATTTCAAACAGGTGCAACTGCAACCAGGAGGAAATATCCAAAAGATTCAACATCAATAAGGGTTCTGTTGCAAGGTCAGTCAGAAAGCTGGAGGAAATGGGATTGATTACCCGAGAAATTGATGAGAACAACAGACGCCAAAACAAACTATCATTGACTGATGCGGGTGAAGACACACTGGATAAAACAATTAAGATATTGAAAACCTGGGAAGATGAGGTCATTAAGGAAAAAGGTTACGTTGATAAGGAACTGTTGAAAAAAGTATTGAAGGAAATAGCAATAAAAACAATAGAATTGAATCAAGGGGAGTAA
- a CDS encoding HEAT repeat domain-containing protein, producing the protein MGLLDSLRKPKWQSKDWKKRLEAVKELDDQEILIDLAQNDPDKDVRAAAVKKVNDKSVLLSITENDPDQDVREAAVKRLAMSMFN; encoded by the coding sequence ATGGGTTTACTAGATAGTTTAAGAAAACCAAAATGGCAAAGTAAAGACTGGAAAAAAAGATTAGAAGCTGTTAAAGAATTGGATGACCAAGAAATATTGATAGATCTTGCTCAAAATGATCCTGATAAGGATGTTCGTGCAGCAGCTGTTAAAAAAGTCAATGATAAATCAGTTTTACTTTCCATCACTGAAAATGATCCTGATCAGGATGTTCGTGAAGCAGCTGTTAAAAGGTTAGCGATGAGTATGTTTAATTAA
- a CDS encoding MATE family efflux transporter — MAKKSKNIEMITGDPKKAIVKLALPMMLSMLLIMLYNLADSIWVAGLGADALAAIGFITPLFMVLIGLGNGIGAGANSLIARYIGAQNYSQANNAGLHGILLSVIVSAIFTILIEGFMVPILQFMGAGHTIQYAMDYSYIIFGFLFIFVFSGVASAIFRSEGDMRRATIAIAVTAIMNIILDPIFIYVLNMGISGAAWATVISASLSCLVMSYWIWGKKDLYLDLSPKNFNYSTSLMLDTLQVAIPSTLENIVFSALAIIINSMLVIAAGTTAVAVYTASMRIVQMSMIPLIGLGTAVLTVSGVAYGAHNYENLQTAHSYSIKLGFLISIILGALMFIFSAQIATMFSYTQASATLSPQIATAISVLSLFVLAVPQGMMSSMMFQGVGKGIYSLLITLLRSLILESVFAYIFCFMFGWGVTGIYAGIVFGCFVGGTAGYIWAKIFIKRFKEISIRKYAPHEN; from the coding sequence ATGGCTAAGAAAAGCAAGAATATCGAAATGATTACAGGAGATCCTAAAAAAGCAATAGTAAAACTAGCCCTTCCTATGATGCTTTCCATGCTGCTGATTATGCTTTACAATCTTGCAGACAGCATTTGGGTAGCCGGCCTTGGAGCCGACGCGCTTGCGGCAATCGGGTTCATCACACCGCTCTTTATGGTATTAATTGGGCTTGGAAACGGAATCGGAGCAGGTGCAAACTCATTGATAGCCAGGTATATCGGCGCTCAAAACTATAGTCAGGCAAATAATGCAGGTCTGCACGGTATCCTTTTGTCAGTGATAGTATCCGCAATATTCACCATTCTTATAGAAGGATTCATGGTTCCGATTTTGCAGTTTATGGGTGCTGGACACACTATACAGTACGCTATGGACTACAGCTATATAATATTCGGATTCCTGTTCATTTTCGTATTCTCAGGTGTGGCATCCGCAATATTCAGGTCCGAAGGGGATATGAGAAGAGCAACAATAGCAATTGCAGTTACTGCAATCATGAATATCATTCTGGACCCAATATTCATATATGTTTTAAACATGGGAATATCAGGCGCCGCATGGGCAACAGTAATATCAGCATCACTTTCATGTTTGGTAATGAGCTACTGGATTTGGGGAAAAAAGGACCTCTATTTGGATTTGTCACCTAAAAACTTCAATTATTCAACCAGCCTGATGCTTGATACATTGCAGGTTGCAATCCCTTCAACATTGGAAAACATAGTATTTTCAGCCCTTGCGATTATCATTAACTCAATGCTTGTTATTGCGGCAGGAACAACCGCCGTAGCCGTATATACTGCATCCATGAGAATAGTTCAGATGTCAATGATTCCATTGATAGGTCTTGGAACTGCCGTTCTGACTGTTTCCGGTGTTGCATACGGTGCCCACAATTACGAAAACCTGCAGACAGCACATTCCTACTCTATCAAATTGGGATTCCTTATATCAATCATACTTGGAGCGTTAATGTTCATATTTTCAGCCCAAATTGCCACCATGTTCTCGTATACTCAGGCCAGCGCAACCCTGTCTCCTCAAATTGCAACTGCAATATCTGTCCTGAGCCTATTTGTTCTGGCTGTTCCCCAAGGTATGATGTCTTCAATGATGTTTCAGGGAGTTGGAAAAGGAATATATTCCCTTCTGATTACCCTTTTAAGATCATTAATCCTTGAAAGCGTATTTGCATACATATTCTGTTTCATGTTCGGATGGGGAGTGACAGGAATTTATGCAGGTATCGTATTCGGATGTTTCGTTGGAGGAACCGCAGGATATATCTGGGCAAAGATATTCATCAAAAGATTCAAGGAAATATCAATCAGAAAATACGCACCACATGAAAACTAG
- a CDS encoding flavodoxin has translation MKSLVAYYSRTNITKKLAEDIAKNVDADIEEIKPKVNYQGKIGYARGGKDAISEKIIDIEALEFDPDDYDVVYIGSPVWAGKASTPVISYLKQNEGKFKNVKFFMTAGGRGFETGLKQMEEYSIKPQNTLALLTKEVKKNEYSLDGFID, from the coding sequence ATGAAATCATTAGTAGCTTATTATTCAAGAACAAACATTACTAAAAAATTGGCCGAAGACATTGCCAAAAACGTAGACGCAGACATTGAAGAAATTAAACCAAAAGTAAACTACCAGGGAAAAATAGGTTATGCACGTGGTGGAAAAGATGCAATATCCGAAAAAATCATTGATATTGAAGCGCTTGAATTCGACCCTGATGATTATGATGTGGTTTATATCGGATCTCCGGTATGGGCTGGCAAAGCTTCCACACCGGTAATATCCTATTTGAAGCAAAATGAAGGAAAATTCAAAAACGTCAAATTCTTCATGACTGCAGGAGGAAGAGGTTTTGAAACAGGTTTAAAACAAATGGAAGAATACTCAATCAAGCCTCAAAATACCTTGGCTTTGCTTACAAAAGAAGTCAAAAAGAACGAATATTCATTAGACGGATTCATAGATTAA
- a CDS encoding zinc ribbon domain-containing protein, producing MNCPNCNTENNDSAKFCKKCGTPLKNKTISHESMINSMSGEKANNEKNTKIIIIALVIIAVVLAGVFAYIGLANHDTSSQGSNNANSQTTSSSVSPGSSSQSSSSQAAPMTIRGGSFSTGSELSDKTYAHILIGPEHAGKSVQVQIFYSRDGSALNNGNMVPVTIDSSGYVDVASADAYRYYPDHAKINLYDSSGHLLDTQEVSLSITSGTQTF from the coding sequence ATGAATTGCCCAAACTGTAATACTGAAAACAATGATTCTGCAAAATTTTGTAAAAAATGCGGAACACCATTGAAAAACAAGACAATTAGTCATGAAAGCATGATTAATTCAATGAGTGGAGAAAAGGCTAATAATGAAAAGAATACCAAAATCATCATTATTGCTTTAGTCATAATTGCAGTTGTACTTGCAGGAGTATTTGCATACATAGGACTGGCCAATCATGACACTTCCAGCCAAGGTTCAAACAATGCAAATTCACAGACAACAAGTTCTTCAGTTAGTCCTGGTTCATCTTCACAATCCAGTTCTAGTCAAGCTGCACCAATGACCATTAGAGGGGGAAGCTTCTCTACAGGAAGTGAATTGTCTGATAAAACTTATGCACACATACTTATTGGACCGGAGCATGCCGGTAAAAGTGTTCAAGTTCAAATATTTTACTCAAGAGATGGGTCTGCTTTAAATAACGGCAATATGGTTCCTGTAACTATTGATTCTTCTGGATATGTTGATGTTGCAAGTGCAGATGCTTATAGATATTATCCTGATCATGCAAAAATCAATTTATATGATTCATCAGGACATCTTTTAGACACTCAGGAAGTTTCTTTATCCATAACAAGCGGTACTCAAACATTCTAA
- a CDS encoding glycosyltransferase family 2 protein, producing the protein MISPKISVILPVFNQENYIGKAIESVLSQSFDEFELIIVNDGSTDNTLDIINQFDDSRIKLINQENLGPGASRNNALRIAEGEYVMYLDGDDWYHPNALEIAYCEASSKDTDLTFYQMINYDDKTGEIYPNDWFDMSTFDESFENRVFSPDETPGSIFDLSVGVCQKIYKSSFLRDIDARFPEGIFFEDMPFFYYVYLKAERISIIKRHLYYRRKHDASITHVVDCKFLDTVPAGQELMRIFIENEWYEMYKFDLLAYKINGPRFALRDIEEKCKIPLYNLIKMDYCEIKSSQYYDDFLNTLGPVKKKFFEDIIVSKDYEDFKTLNH; encoded by the coding sequence ATGATCAGCCCTAAGATTTCCGTAATACTGCCAGTCTTCAACCAGGAAAACTATATTGGTAAAGCCATTGAAAGCGTTTTGAGCCAAAGTTTTGATGAATTTGAACTTATCATTGTAAATGACGGCTCAACAGACAATACTTTAGATATTATCAATCAGTTTGACGATTCAAGAATAAAATTAATCAATCAGGAAAACCTGGGCCCAGGCGCTTCAAGAAACAATGCCCTAAGGATAGCCGAAGGAGAATATGTGATGTATCTTGACGGCGATGACTGGTATCATCCGAATGCTTTGGAAATCGCATACTGTGAAGCTTCATCAAAAGATACGGATTTGACATTCTATCAGATGATAAATTATGATGACAAAACCGGTGAAATCTATCCAAACGACTGGTTTGACATGTCCACCTTTGATGAGAGTTTCGAAAACAGAGTATTCTCACCGGATGAAACTCCGGGATCCATTTTTGACTTGTCTGTTGGAGTGTGTCAAAAGATATACAAATCCTCATTTTTAAGGGATATCGATGCACGATTTCCCGAAGGAATATTTTTTGAAGATATGCCTTTCTTTTATTATGTATATCTTAAGGCAGAAAGGATTTCCATCATAAAAAGGCATCTATATTATAGAAGAAAGCATGACGCTTCCATCACTCATGTCGTTGACTGTAAGTTTCTGGATACCGTCCCTGCAGGCCAGGAATTAATGAGAATTTTCATTGAAAATGAATGGTATGAGATGTATAAGTTCGATTTGCTTGCCTATAAAATCAATGGTCCTCGTTTTGCTTTAAGAGACATTGAAGAAAAATGCAAGATCCCGCTTTACAACTTGATTAAAATGGACTACTGTGAAATTAAATCAAGTCAGTATTATGACGACTTTTTGAATACATTGGGTCCGGTAAAGAAAAAGTTTTTCGAAGACATAATAGTATCTAAAGACTATGAAGACTTCAAAACATTGAACCACTGA
- a CDS encoding ATP-binding protein yields the protein MNDLQKRYIRNQILTMPMKVNQELTHKNKKFNQRSDYDNIIRYIDNFLDGEGMNRFLVLPGLRDVGKTTILFQAYEYLLMEKNINQQNILYLSCDRLKRTGEANIFDVVNYYCKTFHNSIFETLSEPVFILIDEAQYDKEWALNGKLIFDGSKNIFMIFSGSSALKLSNNPDAARRLLNIPIYTLTYSQHLKLKYGNFKNDISDSIIQMIFDGETQNSAEIERRMINIYSNFQNFDVSEWKNFLQFGGFPSSFYQNTNDINKKIVNMVEKVVMTDMNNIEGINGNTHNLAFQILNYLAFQNPGEVSIGSLSNLFDAKKQLVTKVLNILEKTQLIFHIGPFTSSVKRTTKPNEYFFATPSLKHNLALDVGNALLEDEPAYFGKLLENYVASSFHDLDNKSTISYKTYYDDSKRKSSDKNVDFIVQRGLEKPIPIEVSCGDKDKSQIKRAINAYNSSHGIIISNTTSNIVKTDNIICIPPEIFAFM from the coding sequence ATGAACGATTTACAAAAGAGATATATCAGAAATCAAATCTTAACAATGCCAATGAAAGTAAATCAAGAGTTAACACATAAGAACAAAAAATTCAATCAACGTTCAGATTATGATAATATTATTAGGTATATTGATAATTTTCTAGATGGAGAAGGCATGAACAGATTTCTTGTTTTGCCGGGATTGCGTGATGTTGGAAAAACGACAATACTATTTCAGGCATATGAATATCTTCTAATGGAAAAAAACATTAACCAACAGAATATTCTGTATCTTTCTTGTGATCGGTTAAAAAGAACTGGAGAGGCAAATATTTTTGATGTAGTTAATTATTATTGTAAAACATTCCATAACTCAATCTTTGAAACATTATCGGAACCAGTTTTTATTCTCATTGATGAAGCGCAGTATGACAAGGAATGGGCTTTAAATGGGAAATTGATATTTGATGGATCTAAAAATATTTTCATGATTTTCAGCGGTTCATCTGCATTAAAGCTTTCCAATAATCCGGATGCTGCAAGAAGATTATTAAATATTCCAATTTACACCTTAACATATTCACAACATTTAAAACTGAAATATGGAAATTTTAAAAATGACATTTCTGATTCAATAATTCAGATGATTTTTGATGGTGAAACACAAAACAGTGCAGAAATAGAGAGAAGAATGATTAATATCTATTCAAATTTCCAAAACTTTGATGTATCTGAATGGAAGAATTTCCTACAATTTGGAGGCTTTCCTTCATCATTCTATCAAAATACCAATGATATAAATAAAAAAATTGTTAATATGGTAGAAAAAGTTGTAATGACTGATATGAACAATATTGAAGGCATTAACGGCAATACACATAATCTTGCTTTTCAAATTTTGAATTATTTGGCTTTTCAAAATCCTGGTGAAGTCTCAATAGGTTCCCTGTCAAATCTCTTTGATGCAAAAAAGCAATTAGTCACTAAAGTATTGAATATTCTTGAAAAAACACAGCTGATATTTCATATTGGACCATTTACTTCATCAGTAAAGAGAACAACAAAGCCTAATGAATATTTTTTTGCTACACCCAGTTTGAAACACAATCTTGCTTTAGATGTAGGCAATGCCCTACTTGAAGATGAACCGGCATATTTCGGAAAGCTACTGGAAAATTATGTAGCTTCAAGTTTCCATGATTTAGACAATAAGAGCACCATCTCGTATAAAACATATTATGATGACAGCAAGAGGAAAAGCAGTGATAAAAACGTTGATTTTATTGTTCAAAGGGGATTAGAAAAGCCTATTCCGATTGAGGTAAGCTGCGGTGATAAGGATAAAAGTCAAATTAAGCGTGCAATTAATGCATATAACTCCTCTCATGGAATAATCATCTCAAACACTACGTCAAATATTGTCAAAACTGATAATATTATATGCATTCCTCCTGAAATATTTGCTTTCATGTAG
- a CDS encoding DUF4013 domain-containing protein produces the protein MDLTKLVTNSFKYPFRNIKKLPIIFLFFILIAVIPIGIISDNDYIVAIGVIAFFLFILLVPGYFLSIVKMGSSQSAMMPSFNLVNNIYDSIRVLSLRIVYMIVPAALFLLALKTIGPAIRDLIYNFRIPEFLAAVGLLLVLIFIVYLIFECLLFFAKARLAYFNSLHEALRINKVIEDIRRIGILNIIKWLIVMAILLNVVTFVSSFVIAIPYVGFLVYICIVIPILESIANYSLGLLYSNIIQGYDDADLMKVKKIETVEYEKIK, from the coding sequence ATGGATTTAACAAAATTAGTTACAAATTCCTTCAAATATCCATTCAGAAATATTAAAAAATTGCCTATAATTTTCCTGTTTTTTATTCTGATTGCTGTCATTCCAATCGGCATAATATCAGATAATGATTATATTGTAGCAATTGGAGTAATCGCATTTTTCTTATTTATATTGCTTGTGCCGGGATATTTTTTATCAATTGTCAAGATGGGTTCAAGTCAATCAGCAATGATGCCTTCTTTCAATTTAGTGAATAACATATATGATTCAATCAGAGTATTATCCTTAAGAATAGTCTACATGATTGTTCCGGCTGCTCTATTTTTACTTGCTTTAAAAACAATAGGGCCTGCAATCAGAGATCTGATTTATAACTTTAGGATACCTGAGTTTTTAGCAGCTGTTGGGCTTCTGCTGGTGCTTATTTTTATTGTATACCTCATATTTGAATGTTTATTATTCTTTGCAAAAGCCAGATTAGCTTACTTTAACAGTTTACATGAAGCCTTAAGGATCAATAAAGTAATAGAGGATATCAGAAGAATAGGTATTCTTAACATAATTAAATGGTTAATCGTGATGGCAATACTGTTGAATGTCGTTACTTTTGTTTCATCATTTGTAATAGCGATTCCTTATGTTGGTTTTCTAGTTTATATCTGTATCGTTATTCCGATACTGGAAAGTATAGCCAATTACTCCCTGGGACTGTTATACTCAAATATAATTCAAGGTTATGATGATGCTGATCTTATGAAAGTGAAGAAAATCGAAACCGTCGAGTATGAAAAAATTAAATAA
- the cas2 gene encoding CRISPR-associated endonuclease Cas2 — MYMIASFDCKFKTNQEKIERILQHFGLRKIQGSLYAGELENSERETLVKSIDEIIKEKDSVLVIPICQNCYLKKENCGREIKFKSDLYRVY, encoded by the coding sequence ATGTATATGATAGCCAGCTTTGATTGCAAATTCAAAACAAACCAAGAAAAGATTGAAAGAATCCTTCAGCATTTTGGACTTAGAAAGATTCAAGGTTCATTATATGCAGGAGAACTGGAGAATAGTGAACGTGAGACGTTAGTGAAAAGTATTGATGAAATCATCAAGGAAAAAGATAGTGTTCTGGTAATTCCAATTTGCCAAAATTGCTATTTGAAAAAAGAGAATTGCGGAAGGGAAATAAAATTCAAAAGCGATTTATACAGGGTGTATTGA
- a CDS encoding tyrosine-type recombinase/integrase, producing the protein MIEVDELTDYLDEYLEEKQEVKNLTDETIRKQTFNISKFIEYLENEGVDELNSTNVKKQLRHYRRYCLKQRGNKRTTVKTYMMNILEFINSEDVQEEINHETIKMKDIIEVKAEDPETAKKRIEKISLTRPQAAFFLDTIEQSGNIRDYAICRTFIDSGMRLKELVLLNKSDIQVPLDEKGFYILPEDSNEFIDVYLRAETTKGELKDRTTFITYDTLVSLNDMMMDRITKLRKNTNDLYRPVIQRNKAAQEATREELFTNIKGNRIGKRGVQDIIKKHARECDERIDAEGIDCPVNYGRNVSVHILRHTALSHYAEILTVAEVQTIAGHSNSQTTDKYIHVDREQMKQKLKLNNMKFTI; encoded by the coding sequence ATGATTGAAGTTGATGAGCTAACGGACTACCTAGATGAATACTTGGAAGAAAAGCAAGAGGTAAAAAACTTAACTGATGAAACAATACGCAAACAAACATTCAACATATCCAAATTCATAGAATACCTGGAAAATGAGGGAGTGGATGAATTAAACAGCACCAACGTTAAAAAGCAACTGAGGCATTATCGTAGATACTGTTTAAAACAGCGTGGAAATAAGAGAACCACAGTCAAAACATATATGATGAACATTCTGGAATTCATCAACTCTGAAGATGTTCAGGAAGAAATCAACCATGAAACCATTAAAATGAAGGATATCATTGAAGTCAAAGCCGAAGATCCGGAAACCGCTAAAAAAAGAATAGAAAAAATCAGTTTGACAAGGCCACAGGCCGCCTTTTTCCTAGATACAATAGAACAGAGCGGCAATATAAGGGATTACGCCATCTGCAGGACTTTCATAGATTCAGGAATGAGGCTGAAAGAACTGGTTCTCTTAAATAAAAGTGATATTCAGGTCCCTTTAGATGAAAAAGGATTTTATATCTTGCCTGAGGATTCAAATGAGTTTATTGATGTATACTTGCGTGCAGAAACCACAAAAGGTGAATTGAAGGATCGTACAACTTTCATTACCTATGACACTCTTGTCAGCTTAAATGATATGATGATGGATCGCATCACAAAACTTAGAAAAAATACAAATGACCTCTATAGGCCAGTAATTCAACGCAACAAAGCAGCACAAGAGGCAACACGTGAAGAACTATTTACCAACATCAAAGGCAATCGTATTGGAAAACGTGGAGTTCAAGATATCATTAAAAAGCATGCTCGTGAATGTGATGAAAGGATTGATGCCGAAGGAATTGATTGTCCTGTAAATTATGGGAGAAATGTTAGCGTGCATATCCTCAGACACACCGCTTTAAGCCATTATGCAGAGATTTTGACCGTTGCTGAGGTTCAAACAATTGCAGGACATTCCAACAGTCAAACAACTGATAAATATATTCATGTTGACAGAGAACAAATGAAACAAAAATTGAAATTAAATAATATGAAATTTACTATTTAA
- a CDS encoding manganese efflux pump MntP family protein yields MSLNLISITLVAVALAMDAFSVSMTKGFTQKNLTKQQILYYGIFFGGFQALMPILGYFCGNVISSIVESLASIIGFILLLLIGINMIRESLSHDEDEITDQFSFKEVTLLAIATSIDAFAVGITIALLKDSILISSFIIGIVAFLFSIVGVYIGKRIGHFVGDKFQIVGGVILILIGIKILLGF; encoded by the coding sequence ATGTCCCTAAATCTTATTTCAATTACATTAGTTGCTGTTGCTCTTGCAATGGATGCGTTTAGCGTATCAATGACTAAGGGTTTTACTCAAAAAAATCTTACAAAACAGCAAATCCTATATTACGGCATATTTTTTGGTGGATTTCAAGCATTAATGCCTATTTTAGGATACTTCTGTGGAAATGTTATTTCATCCATTGTTGAATCATTAGCATCCATAATAGGATTTATTTTGCTTCTCCTCATTGGAATAAATATGATTAGGGAAAGCCTATCCCATGATGAGGACGAGATTACTGATCAGTTTTCATTTAAGGAAGTGACTTTGCTTGCAATCGCAACAAGTATTGATGCATTTGCAGTTGGAATTACCATTGCTCTTCTAAAAGATTCTATTTTGATTTCATCATTTATTATTGGTATTGTTGCATTCCTATTCAGTATAGTGGGCGTTTATATCGGAAAAAGAATCGGACACTTTGTTGGTGACAAATTCCAGATTGTCGGTGGTGTAATCCTTATATTAATCGGCATTAAGATTCTTTTAGGATTCTGA
- a CDS encoding MFS transporter, with amino-acid sequence MSEKTVWSLSIVCFAMSTLLSLVGIITVIQLYFNVSIYWASLYASIFAGSLGISSLITPALFSKYEKKKVILSILVITAICNLAQLFMTNYYAALIFRIIPAILYPIAVSASLTIVGKINPDYTNRVVLGISAGSILGLSVTSYLGLAYGYQICMLWFVLIDIIAIIATVLFIPKFEGNKEPVSLQISHAKSKLFLYSILFVFFMVVGISITYNYIPTFLDQVTHMDAGMVFTTLFIMGLLSMVGTVLSGHLVNQNGNLAVLFYPIGFTVVMFIVGFFARYPFYEFCTLLIFSLFDGSAYTVTQYWVTSSARESPEFANGIFLLMCNLSIFIGTMIGSAIIDIIDIVYIFYGSMIMMILAIPFVLIRIKTNPDAR; translated from the coding sequence ATGTCTGAAAAAACAGTATGGTCATTGTCAATTGTGTGTTTTGCAATGTCCACATTATTAAGCTTGGTTGGAATAATCACAGTCATACAACTGTATTTCAACGTTTCAATTTACTGGGCTAGCCTTTATGCTAGTATTTTTGCGGGATCATTGGGAATTTCAAGTTTAATAACACCTGCACTTTTTTCCAAATATGAAAAGAAAAAGGTCATACTGTCCATATTAGTTATTACGGCTATCTGTAATTTAGCCCAACTGTTCATGACAAATTATTATGCTGCTTTGATTTTTAGAATAATTCCTGCAATATTATATCCTATAGCGGTTAGTGCTTCCCTGACAATTGTCGGCAAAATCAATCCTGACTATACAAACAGGGTTGTTTTAGGTATTTCTGCCGGAAGCATATTGGGCCTTTCGGTCACTTCCTATTTAGGGCTTGCCTACGGATATCAAATTTGCATGCTGTGGTTTGTTTTGATAGACATTATTGCCATTATTGCAACAGTATTGTTTATTCCTAAATTTGAGGGAAACAAGGAACCTGTATCCCTGCAAATAAGCCATGCCAAATCCAAATTATTTTTATATTCCATACTGTTTGTATTCTTTATGGTGGTTGGCATAAGTATCACCTACAACTATATCCCGACCTTCTTAGACCAGGTAACTCATATGGATGCTGGAATGGTATTCACCACCTTATTCATAATGGGATTATTGTCCATGGTCGGAACAGTACTTTCCGGACATTTAGTTAATCAGAACGGTAATTTAGCAGTTCTGTTCTATCCTATAGGCTTTACAGTAGTGATGTTTATTGTAGGATTTTTTGCCAGATACCCCTTTTATGAATTTTGTACATTACTGATTTTCTCACTGTTTGACGGGTCCGCATATACAGTTACACAATATTGGGTCACATCATCCGCCCGCGAATCACCTGAATTTGCCAACGGTATTTTCCTATTGATGTGCAATTTGTCAATTTTTATAGGAACCATGATCGGCAGCGCAATTATTGATATTATTGATATAGTATACATATTCTATGGGTCTATGATTATGATGATTTTAGCAATACCATTTGTTCTCATCAGAATCAAAACCAATCCTGATGCCAGATAA
- the cas1 gene encoding CRISPR-associated endonuclease Cas1: MKLIIDGYNKSIHKKDNQIVIHEKDEILDSIKASTVTDITVIGKGYVTFDALNLIAENNIKLIAISPRGQLTYTLESPDWRNVALKKEQYKLSENKLGLRISKELIISKMKNQKATLTTLNKNKQLKRVFNHRSKIDECISQLSELNFKGNNEDIRMRIMGLEGKASNEYWSGVKYFIPCEIGFDSRTKKPTDLMNSMLNYGYAILASEITKSILVNGLDPYCGFLHFDMYGRTSLTFDLIEPFRQQIVDKTVIGLLNKKRITVDDMDRRNNTIKLEARKLIVEKILGKIYSTITYEDEAVSYSDLIQKQSEDLVHVLLKGKKFNGFYLRW; this comes from the coding sequence ATGAAACTAATAATTGACGGATACAACAAGTCCATACATAAGAAAGACAATCAGATTGTCATACATGAAAAGGATGAAATCCTTGATTCCATCAAGGCAAGCACAGTAACGGACATTACAGTTATAGGAAAAGGATATGTGACCTTTGATGCGCTGAATCTGATAGCAGAAAACAACATTAAACTGATTGCTATCAGTCCACGAGGCCAACTTACCTATACATTGGAATCTCCCGATTGGCGAAATGTAGCCCTTAAAAAGGAGCAATACAAATTAAGCGAAAACAAGTTAGGCCTTAGGATTTCAAAGGAACTGATCATTTCAAAAATGAAAAATCAGAAAGCGACATTAACAACATTGAACAAAAACAAACAGCTGAAAAGAGTATTCAATCACAGGTCAAAAATCGATGAATGCATCAGCCAACTTTCAGAACTGAATTTTAAGGGAAACAATGAAGACATCAGAATGAGAATAATGGGTCTGGAAGGAAAGGCATCAAATGAATACTGGTCTGGAGTCAAATATTTCATTCCTTGTGAAATCGGATTTGATTCCCGCACAAAAAAGCCGACAGATTTAATGAATTCAATGCTGAATTACGGTTATGCAATACTTGCAAGTGAAATAACAAAAAGCATTCTTGTAAACGGCTTGGATCCATACTGCGGCTTTCTGCACTTTGATATGTATGGTAGAACCAGTCTGACATTTGATTTAATAGAGCCGTTCAGACAGCAGATTGTAGATAAAACTGTGATTGGCTTACTAAATAAAAAAAGAATTACGGTTGATGATATGGATAGGCGAAACAATACAATTAAACTGGAAGCCAGAAAACTAATCGTTGAAAAGATATTGGGCAAAATCTACTCAACAATAACATATGAAGATGAAGCTGTCAGCTATTCGGATTTGATTCAAAAGCAAAGTGAGGATTTGGTTCATGTGTTGCTGAAGGGTAAAAAATTCAATGGATTTTACCTTCGATGGTGA